The genomic interval AGTCGGGTCCTTAGGGGCTTTGGCCCGGACAGGGCCTCCCAGTGGACCCTGAGCCAGCGCAGTCTGCATCTGCTGATCCTGGCCTACGCCCGCTGGTATCAGGCTGCCACCTGGGAGCCCAGTACCGTCCCCGATACGGGGGCCGTCATCCTCGCCTGCAATCACCTGTCCGTACTCGATCCCTTGCTCCTCATCGCCAGCAATCGCCGCGTCGTGTCTTTTCTCGTGGCCCGGGAATACTACGAGTCGCGTTGGCTTCGTCCTTTCCTGGACCTGATCCATTGCATCCCGGTGAAACGCGATGGACGCGATCTGCGCGCCCTGCGTGCCGCCGCCCAGGTGCTTGCGGCCCAGCGTGTGTTGGGGATTTTTCCGGAAGGCGGCATCGCCCGCAGCGACGTGCGCCGCGGCCTCGGTTGGCTGGTGCAGGAGAGCGGTGCGGCGGTGGTGCCGGCCAAGGTCATGGGCGTCCATCAATATCCCTCGGATTGGCGCACCTGGGCCACCCGCCAGCGGCCGCGTCTGCGCTATGGTGTACCCCTGCATTTTCTGGAACGCGCGGAACCTTCGGAGATCCTCGGCGCCACCATGAGTGCCATCGCCACTCTGGCATGACGCCCGTGCGGCGCTATGATACCTTCTTGTTTTTTCGGATACCCATAGAGGCAGCGAGGAGTTACCATGGCCGGTCACAGTAAGTGGGCCAACATCAAATTTCGCAAAGCGGCCCAGGACGCCAAAAAGGGCAAGATCTTTACCCGCCTGATCCGCGAGATCACGGTAGCAGCCCGCGCCGGCGGCGGCGACGCCAGCAGCAATCCGCGTCTGCGCACCGCTCTGGATAAGGCCTATGCCAACAATATGGCCAAGGACACGGTGGAGCGCGCCATCAAGCGCGGCACCGGCGAACTCGAGGGCGTGGATTACGAAGAGGTCACCTACGAGGGCTACGGTCCGAGCGGTGTGGCCATCCTCATCGAGACCATGACCGACAACCGGGTGCGTACCGTCGCCGAGATCCGGCACATTTTCTCCAAGCGCGGTGGCAATCTGGGGACCTCGGGGTCCGTCGCCTATCTTTTCCAGCGGCGCGGCATGATCAGCCTGGCAGCAGATGTCGGCGAAGACCGGGTCCTGGAGGCGGCTCTAGAGGCAGGAGCGGAAGACGTGGTGACGGAGGATGGGCGCATCGTCGTCTACACCGAGGCAACGGCCTTGCACGGCGTCGCCGAGGCTCTGCAAAACGCAGGACTCACCCCCGAAGAGATCGAGTTGACCATGATCCCGGAAACCACCGTGGAAGTGAGCGGTGACGACGCCGACAAGCTCATGCGCCTGCTGGAGGCCCTGGAAGAAAACGACGACGTCCAGAACGTCTACGCCAACTACAGCCTGAGCGACGAGGAAATGGCGCGTCTGGAGGCGGCTTCCTGAACGCGGCAGAATCCTTTGCGCATCATCGGGATTGACCCGGGCTCTCTGCGCACCGGTTACGGGGTCATCGAGGTAGATGGACGCGGACGTCTGCG from Acidithiobacillus caldus ATCC 51756 carries:
- a CDS encoding lysophospholipid acyltransferase family protein — translated: MAYARWYQAATWEPSTVPDTGAVILACNHLSVLDPLLLIASNRRVVSFLVAREYYESRWLRPFLDLIHCIPVKRDGRDLRALRAAAQVLAAQRVLGIFPEGGIARSDVRRGLGWLVQESGAAVVPAKVMGVHQYPSDWRTWATRQRPRLRYGVPLHFLERAEPSEILGATMSAIATLA
- a CDS encoding YebC/PmpR family DNA-binding transcriptional regulator, whose product is MAGHSKWANIKFRKAAQDAKKGKIFTRLIREITVAARAGGGDASSNPRLRTALDKAYANNMAKDTVERAIKRGTGELEGVDYEEVTYEGYGPSGVAILIETMTDNRVRTVAEIRHIFSKRGGNLGTSGSVAYLFQRRGMISLAADVGEDRVLEAALEAGAEDVVTEDGRIVVYTEATALHGVAEALQNAGLTPEEIELTMIPETTVEVSGDDADKLMRLLEALEENDDVQNVYANYSLSDEEMARLEAAS